In Budorcas taxicolor isolate Tak-1 chromosome 16, Takin1.1, whole genome shotgun sequence, the following are encoded in one genomic region:
- the C16H1orf74 gene encoding UPF0739 protein C1orf74 homolog gives MSTPSPQLLVAAAQQTLGMGKRRGPPRAICLHLAGEVLAVARGLKPALLYDCSSAGAAKIQSYLEKLRGLGFPTEGLHVLEIAENNLIVHPEHVCRHLEQVLLGSVAFVDVSGSQPYPSVCSLDQFQDLKALVADIVTHLQGLQRDRSLAVSCSRLCSSAWNLCTVFGILLGYPVPYTFHKNQVEDNCLAQTPLRVFTARISWLCCQPPVLLYSFSVPESLFLSLRDILNTWEKDLRTRCRTQNDFADLSISSEIVTLPAVAL, from the coding sequence TGGTGGCAGCTGCTCAGCAGACCCTGGGCATGGGAAAGAGACGGGGCCCTCCCAGAGCCATCTGTCTTCATCTCGCTGGAGAGGTGCTGGCTGTGGCCAGGGGACTGAAGCCAGCTCTGCTGTACGATTGCAGCTCTGCAGGGGCAGCCAAAATCCAGAGCTACCTGGAGAAGCTGCGGGGCCTGGGTTTCCCGACTGAGGGGCTACACGTCCTTGAGATTGCAGAGAACAACCTGATTGTCCATCCTGAGCATGTGTGTCGACATTTGGAGCAGGTGCTGCTTGGTAGTGTAGCCTTTGTGGATGTTTCTGGCTCTCAACCTTACCCTTCCGTCTGCTCCCTGGACCAGTTTCAGGACTTGAAGGCCCTCGTGGCGGATATCGTCACACATTTGCAGGGGCTGCAGAGGGACCGATCCCTGGCAGTCTCCTGCAGCAGGCTTTGTTCCTCGGCCTGGAATCTCTGTACTGTGTTTGGGATCCTCCTGGGCTATCCTGTTCCCTATACTTTTCACAAGAACCAAGTAGAGGACAACTGTTTAGCCCAGACTCCACTACGAGTGTTCACTGCCCGGATCTCATGGCTGTGCTGTCAACCACCAGTCTTGCTGTATTCCTTTAGTGTGCCAGAGAGCCTGTTCCTGTCCTTGAGGGACATTTTAAATACTTGGGAGAAGGACCTTAGAACTCGATGTAGGACTCAAAATGACTTTGCTGACCTCAGCATCTCTTCTGAGATAGTCACACTGCCGGCCGTGGCCCTCTGA
- the TRAF3IP3 gene encoding TRAF3-interacting JNK-activating modulator yields MIGPDPRPAPGLARWAESYEAKSERRQETRESRRSRPNVTTCRLAGKAPRTQQREQLRRARQQQFFRRRNLEVEEKGEAKSPPAREPGPSRTGQATDLKEPLSWANRISSPRQQVSETSSEVFATQHHPPSGAWRDPAGHHPTQASGLPPQASPIKKAPKHHRGTQTKAGETQSTIKNDASQQTNYGVAVLDKEIIQLSEYLKEALQRELILKQKMVILQDLLSTLIQASDSTWKGQLNEDKLKGKLRSLENQLYACTQKYSPWGMKKVLLEMEDQKNSYEQKAKESLQKVLEEKMSAEQQLQSTQRSLALAEQKCEQWKSQYEALKEDWKTLGTQHRELESQLHVLQSKLQGADSRDSQMNQALRLLESEHQELQARIECLQEDRDLCSSDTQHLQDQLKRSEEEKLALVTKVQQLQSLLQNQSLQLQKQEKLLIKKDQALPVRSPKPSHNEVEPEGPGKEQDLDFRDELQKKTLQLLAKEKECRELHSELDNLSDEYLSCLRKLQHCREELSQNQQPPPRRQCGQWLLMLMALIAIAVAVMLANKDSLML; encoded by the exons ATGATCGGCCCAGACCCCAGGCCTGCCCCTGGCTTGGCCCGGTGGGCTGAGAGCTACGAGGCTAAGAGCGAGCGCCGGCAGGAGACCCGTGAGAGCCGCCGCAGCCGCCCCAACGTGACCACTTGCCGCCTGGCGGGGAAGGCCCCGAGGACCCAGCAAAGGGAACAGCTCCGGAGAGCGCGCCAGCAGCAGTTTTTCAGACGGAGGAACCTGGAGGTGGAGGAGAAAGGCGAAGCAAAGAGCCCGCCGGCCAGGGAGCCAGGCCCCTCCAGGACAGGCCAGGCCACTGACCTCAAGGAACCCTTGTCTTGGGCCAACAGGATCTCTTCCCCCAGACAGCAG GTGTCAGAGACCAGTTCTGAGGTCTTTGCAACCCAACACCATCCTCCTTCAGGTGCCTGGAGGGATCCAGCTGGCCACCACCCCACCCAGGCTAGTGGCCTTCCACCACAGGCCTCTCCCATCAAGAAGGCACCCAAACACCACCGTG GCACTCAGACAAAGGCAGGAGAAACACAGTCAACAATCAAGAATGATGCCAGTCAGCAAACCAA ttATGGAGTTGCAGTTCTAGATAAG gaAATCATCCAGCTTTCCGAGTACCTCAAA GAGGCCCTACAAAGGGAGCTGATTCTAAAACAGAAAATGGTGATTCTCCAAGACCTACTGTCTACCTTGATTCAGGCCTCTGACAGCACTTGGAAG GGCCAGCTTAATGAAGACAAATTGAAGGGCAAACTGAGATCCTTAGAAAACCAACTGTACGCCTGTACCCAG AAATACTCCCCTTGGGGAATGAAAAAGGTGCTATTAGAGATGGAAGACCAGAAAAACAGCTATGAGCAGAAGGCCAAggaatcactgcagaaggtgctggaggagaaaatgagtgCAGAACAGCAACTGCAGAGCACACAG CGGTCCCTGGCTCTAGCCGAGCAGAAGTGTGAACAGTGGAAGAGCCAGTATGAGGCTCTGAAGGAGGACTGGAAGACCCTGGGCACTCAGCACAGAGAGCTGGAGAGCCAGCTCCATGTGCTTCAGTCCAAACTGCAG gGAGCAGACAGCAGAGACTCACAGATGAACCAGGCCCTACGGCTTCTGGAGAGCGAGCACCAAGAGCTGCAGGCCAGGATTGAATGCCTGCAGGAGGACAGAGACCTGTGCAGCTCGGACACCCAGCACCTACAAG ATCAACTAAAGAGGTCAGAGGAGGAGAAACTCGCCCTGGTGACCAAAGTACAGCAGCTGCAGA GTCTGCTTCAGAATCAATCCTTACAGCTTCAAAAACAGGAGAAACTCTTAATAAAGAAAG ATCAGGCTTTGCCTGTGAGGAGCCCAAAGCCCTCCCATAACGAAGTGGAGCCGGAAGGTCCAGGGAAGGAGCAAGACTTGGATTTCAGAGACGAGCTCCAGAAGAAAACTCTGCAGCTTCTGGCCAAGGAAAAGGAG TGCAGAGAACTGCATTCTGAACTAGACAACCTCAGTGACGAGTACCTCTCCTGCCTGCGTAAGCTGCAGCACTGTCGAGAAGAGCTCAGTCAGAACCAACAGCCACCCCCCAGA AGACAATGCGGCCAATGGCTCCTGATGCTGATGGCGCTGATTGCTATAGCGGTGGCAGTGATGCTGGCCAATAAGGACAGCTTGATGCTCTAA